A genome region from Arachis duranensis cultivar V14167 chromosome 6, aradu.V14167.gnm2.J7QH, whole genome shotgun sequence includes the following:
- the LOC107493550 gene encoding uncharacterized protein LOC107493550, translating into MGFERARAERKMQLQELENLRLEAYDNSRLYKEKMKAVNDKHIKRREFRPGELVLLYNSRLRLMPGKLRSRWEGPYRVEKAEPYRVFHLSHPSSSKFIKVNGHRLKLYHGEKMKKSKELEIFLLEDPTTAED; encoded by the coding sequence atgggatttgagagGGCCAGAGCTGAAAGGAAGATGCAACTACAAGAATTAGagaaccttcgcctagaagcatATGATAACTCCAGGCTatacaaagagaagatgaaggctgTGAATGACAAGCACATTAAAAGGAGAGAGTTCAGACCAGGGGAATTGGTTCTCCTTTACAATTCTAGACTGAGGCTTatgccaggcaagctgagatcaagatgggaaggtcccTATAGAGTAGAGAAGGCAGAGCCATACAGAGTCTTTCACCTAAGTCATCCTTCAAGCTCCAAATTCATCAAGGTAAATGGACATCGCCTTAAGCTAtatcatggtgagaagatgaagaaaagcaAGGAGCTGGAGATCTTTCTCTTAGAGGATCCAACCACAGcagaagactga